TATTACTCGCGATAACAAGATCTACCATATTGGCAATACGGTCGTACGTACGTAAAAGACAACGATGATTGTGTTAGCATCGCGATGGAGTTGAACATGATGCAATACATTGTCATTCGTGCGGTGTGAATCGAGGGAACCTAATGAGAAGTATTGTACTCACACATTCTGGAGGGGAGAATAGCTTGGACAAATTTTTACTTGATTTTTGTGAATACGTCTTTTCCAAATTAGCCCAATGAtagagtgataagtttctgaTTGTGATTATTTCTTGTTATATCTAATGTAGTAATATAATTTCTGAtccatgccatcgaaaatatttAGCATCACGAATAAACGACaattaattcaaaattcaaagatTTCTAAAATGATAAGCATCAACGAATATCAAAGAGTAAAACTCATcacgcgtgtttgcctttctcgtgatcggttttgaggtagtgagCGGTATTTCACCACCTAAGGcttccaaacaagcggtagctttattggattttatgtgatgtagtcaaacttgtaaccgaaaatatcaaaactttcttggccacccggctgcatcgagagtcattttgtacatttgcgagagagcatggaggagaatgtaatacgcagagcgagcgacgtggttatacgcgaccctctggcctcagcccttaataatTTTCGTTTTAATTCAAAATAAAGAATACACGactaaaaatatttgttttttttttttgttctgcacAAGGCGTCTACCTGGAAATTAGTAGTAAAAGTTACATAAGATTGTTTCCACATTTGGTTGCTCTATTGTACTAAATTGTATCTTcattaaacaaacatttttttttaagtagTGCTACGTCTTTCCTTACTAGGCTCATCTAGGTTCCTTGTtcgagtattttctctaattctttcacaaAACGAACGGAAAAAagtgtaagattgttgttaataccacgtttattacgtaaacattgtttaaatagcgaaaaataggtccaaacgcgaaacatcaaaatcaaccgaatctataattAGACCCTATTGCACGTTTACttgcttcagtctatgataatccatgaacggagacaaaTCGAGCGCGCAGGCCTCCATCTATATCAAGACAATGGAATTACACCAGACATTATTCAACTGATGCTTCAGTCAGTAGGGAATATGAGGTTTCATCCTTCAAACCTAaacgcaaaataaaacaaaaagtttttctgtgagcatatctgctgttgcaCGTTCGCAgtatgagtttcgcttcaaacaagagcgtttgcgtcatccagctgccgGTCTTTTGCATTAGAGAAAAagcaaacgaaaagtggacaacgatggggaactttatacaaaatcagctattttaatggctctaaatgttatctaaagaactgatAAGATAACTTTATTGCGAATTGgaagtaaaaatcatcagtttagtggaaATCTAGAAAAGTTTGATTTGCATTGTGCACCATTCGTAGTGCTAAATTTGCACCAAACAAGCGCAAATAAAGTTAGGATCAGGCTGTTCGCATTCGAGAAATGTATTCGAAatgggtccgccatgtaacttttttttaaacatacaataaaacacaaacggtttattcgatttcaaaatttattttttcatattaaaataCAAtctttccggttaattgtggaatataatttcattcaaatggctgcctcggctggccttgcagtacgccatacagtcggtccagttttttagtacattttcgattgtatgcagctttatttcagctatggtagcacgaatgttgtcctgacattaaggttaccaaagtcgaaataaccgctagttaaaaaaaatgtaagatggcggaccctgtaggttagatactgatcaaatttaggaCGGCTTTGGGATCTACACATGCAGTGAAGGAAAACTTCGCATTGTTCTTTAggaatattttaataattctAAAAAAACGATTTGCGAAATTTATTTATGGCTTCGAAATCAGTTGCAAAACTCAGATTCGTATTTCAAAACAAGTATTCAGTTCGTAAAGTTTATTCTAGACTTCTGGAACTGAGttaatttccagaatccaaaaaTGCGTTTAATAAAAATTCTGAACTGTACTGCTATCTGAGCAGGACATTCAGTTTAGGTCTAGAACTCCAGCTCCATTATACATGTCTGGGATTTTGTTTCCGACTCCAGGTCTAGGATTCGGTTTTAAATCGCAGTTTCAGATACAAATTTCAATtctgaattcagattcaaaatccATTTTCAGAGCTCTGATCCGGAGTTCCAGAATACAATATTACTGGTCTAGGATATGGACCCGCAATGTGGTAAAATTTCAACCTGCACTGAGACCAGTAATATTATAGCTTCAGATCCAATCATCATTAAGCACTCGATGATCAAATTCATCCAGCATTTTCCTCGAATGCAATGAATTTTGCAGAAAATCATTGCCTTTCATTTACAACGGTGCACAAaccaaacacaaaatcaaaacggaCTGTTTTCTTGGTTGATCTTCTCAGAAGCATCCCGAATTACTTTACCTGTCTTTTCCAACTTTTGCTTAGCAACTGGTATAATGTTTCTATATTGAGCGAAATTGATGATACATCTTAAGAGTCTCTCAATAATAGTAGCAATTAGCTAAATTTAACCAATTATTTTGTATGTCCAATGAATGTTTCAATTATGTATaatttagttttcaaaatgATATTTTCTGACCACGATTAACAAAGTGAGAGTCATGTACAATCAACAGCCAAGAAAGGATTCCGCAATAAATTATTCGCACGTGTTTGTTTGGCATAGTGAAGCGGTACGACTCACACAGCAAACAAAATAACACCTCACTCTCGCCGTTGAGTGAAGTAAGTGCGATGCTCCGTTCCCGAGTTCTCTGGTGGCGATAACAGGCGCGAATTCAGCCAATTATTAGGTACGAAGAAAGGACTCACACAGACAACGGGTTTATATAAAATCATCAGCCGCAATGTGACTCCAGCTCAAACTTAACTGGAATGCTTACATTAGTGTGACATTAGAACCGCGCGACAGACGACTTGTTGAGTTCTGCTTTGCTAGGATAGTGAAATAACAGGGTTGTTTTGGGATCTGTGTCTTGCTACGATTCCCAGCGTTATCAAAATAAATTAGACTCGCATATTGTCAGTGCAAATTAAATCAAAGATGGCTAGTGTTACTGAAGGTAAATTGAAGAAGGCTGTGGAAATGGTGTGTCTGTCATATACATGTATGCATATTTTGTCTTGATTTAGCTGGTGGAATCAAACTAGGCAAACTGCTGATCGAGGGCAAAACCAAACAGGTCTACGATGTTCCGTCGCAACCTGGTCACTCGATTCTGCTAAACAAGGATCGTATTACGGCACACAATGGCGTCCGAGCGCACGATTTGGAGGGCAAAGCGAAAATCTCCAATCAAACCAACGCAAAAGTGTTCACACTGCTTAACCAGGCCGGTCTAAAGACGGCCTTCGTCCGGATGGTGTCCGATAATGCCTTCCTGGCACGAAAGTGCGAAATGGTGCCGATCGAATGGGTTACCCGTCGGTTGGCCACCGGATCCTACCTAAAGCGCAATCCCGGTGTGAAGGAGGGTTACCGATTTTCCCCGCCCAAGCAGGAAACATTCTACAAGGACGATGCCAACGATGACCCCCAGTGGAGCGAGGAACAGATTGTGTCCACCGGATTTAAAGTGAACGGTGTGCTGATTGGTGAGTTTTGCGAGACTTATTAATTATGTGGAAAGTTGATTAACTGCAAATTGACACACCCACAAACATGTTATCCGAATTTTCAATAACTGACCGTTCGatgattgaattgattacaaacTTTTGTCATATTAGGCTATAATTAATTTCACAGAATTATAACTAGGCTCCCAGAGCCCCGTTATGAACTGCCAAGAAGGTTAAATTTAAACTGCTAGGCACTGACTAGTCGggacgtaaaaaaaattattttcatattgGCTCTCGGAACCGGAAGCAATAGCAAAAACATAAATACTTACAGAACCGTTAATTGCGTTGTTGAGAACTACGACTCTAGTTGTTTACATTGGGATAACATTAACGAATATTTTGCTTCGTCCGTAATCGTCAATTTATCTACTAAACTCATCATATTCATCATCTAAGATTTATAGCCATAGATCCTAGATATGTCAATTCTGAATTGCATCGTAAAAATGTTGTCACAGATTCTACAAATCATCAATAAGTTTCAAAGCCTTCGACTGATTCTGTGACCAGAGTTGTAGTAAACAATTTGACCTCGCCGGCTAGAAAAACATGTTTACCTCAAGGTCCAGCCTTCGGACGGTCAACAAGAAATCGATCCCTCCCATAGCAACAAACAGACAATCACGGATCAATAATAAAACATCAACATACTGATAACACAGCGCGATTTGTTGTTCGAGTCATCGCATGACTCATATGACGTATATATGTCAGGCATAGAACTTCAatgaaaaaacatattttcttgCTAATTCTTTCTACAGGTCAAGATGAGGTGGACATCATGCGTCAAACAACGATCCTTGTGTTCGAGGTTTTGGAGCGAGCGTGGGCCTCTCGGAACTGTGCCCTGATCGACATGAAGATCGAGTTCGGCGTGGATGCCGACGGGCAGTTGCTGGTAGCGGATGTGATCGATTCCGACTCGTGGCGTTTGTGGCCGTCGGGTGACAAACGGTTGATGGTCGACAAACAGGTGTACCGCAATCTGGCTTCGGTCACCGCTTCCGATCTGGATACCGTCAAGCGTAACTTTCTGTGGGTTAGCGAACAGTTGGACAATATTTTACCTACGAACGATCACCTGGTGGTGGTACTGATGGGAAGCCCTTCGGATAAGGATCACTGCGAGAAGATCGCCAAGCATTGCCGCGAGTTTGGACTGAACGTCGAACTGAGGGTGACTTCGGCCCACAAAGGCACCAAAACGACCCTTCAAATTGTCAGCGAGTACGAGAGTGTTCTGCACAATCTGGTCTTCATAACCGTGGCCGGACGTTCCAACGGTCTCGGTCCGGTTCTGTCCGGTAATACCAACTATCCGGTCATAAACTGTCCGCCGGTGAAACCGGAAAACGTCAGCCAGGACGTGTGGTCCAGTTTGAATCTGCCATCGGGACTGGGTTGCGCCACCGTGCTTTACCCGGAAGCGGCCGCACTGAATGCGGCACAAATTTTGGGATTGGGAAATTTCCTCATTTGGTCCAAGCTGCGCGTAAAACAACTGAATAATTTCACTAGCTTGATCTATGCCGACAAGGGATTCCGTGGAGTGAGGAAAACAGAATGAGAGTGTACTATAAGATAAAACTTGTTGTTATACTTTTAAGATTAGAATGTTTTGTATAAGATCATGCACAATTAAAAATCAAATATACTTTTAAACGATTGTTTTCTGATTCGAAGATGACGTCCATTGCATTTCCCATTTCCGGAGTCCAACTTTCGTTGACACCTTTAGGACAGTACATATTTCCAACACCAAAACCCTCCTATTGTTTGACGAAGTTGTTCAAATTGCCTGTTTTTAGAATGAGTGTGTGTCCAGCGTGGTTGATGAATCCGATTGTTTCGGATCGCCCTTTTTCGTAATAAGGAGTGGAAGATTAAAATATTCAATGTTGAAATCAACCTTCATTTTGTCTGGACtcgaatcgcagtgtcgagaatcaaatCTATATGCAATTTGTATCCCACTTTCGGGGAAAATTCAACTCAGTAATGTTCATGAGATCCATGGGATCTATTCATAAACTACGCAAACCAGAGTTAGCGTTTTTGAGCATCTCTCGTTTTTGAACCTCAAAACTTTGTGTTGAAAAGCTTTATTTAGTTAGTTTTTACAGTTTATTCAACATTAGGGACTGTCAGAAATGTACCATTCATGTTGAATTGATAATAATATAACCAATTGGTGATGACGGCGGCTTTCTATAATTTGCACGGAAAGGCCAAAATCAGCCAAACTAATTGAATTCCTGACATGATTTATTtctgtctatcaatattcgtggaggGAGATTTATGTTTAGGACAACTAAAAAactcactattattcattatgaTTTGTGGTTCTCAATCCACTAAATTATGCTGGAAACCTTTTGGTTGAATTTGCTGATTTTATGGTAAAATTTGCCAGGCTGGAAATTGTAAATAAGCAGCTCACCTACTCGACTGCTCACCTCAATCCTAGAAAACATTCAACTTCTTTCCATAACGTTAACAAAAGTCTCTTGTCACTTAAAGAAATTTCCCAAATATAACGATTTGAACACTTTTCAAGCAATTCCCACAATTGTGAAACTGACTTCTTATTCCTATGTTGTTAGAATCAATCAAtcggaataaaaaacaaatacagGATTGTGGACAAAACACGAACGATCAtgtatgacattaaaaatgcaatttttgaaCTCTCTCATCAATAGATTTGAAAACTTGACAAAGAATTGTGAAATACTATCTAGGATTCTAAAGCTAATGATAGGATTTTAGGAAGTTACAACCTACAATTATTGACATATTATCGTCAAGTATTTATataacacttcgtagcgcaatgcTATTAGATTAGAAGTAAATAAATCAAATCGCATTCaatgattatttaaaaaaaacctattcttaatcctttctttttctttcatcgaaacagtctcattaaaatatgttttgctTTGAGAACAGTGATACTAATCTAATTGCGCCGTgaaaacacgttttgtcggttacatcactatGGTATAAGTatctcatatctccggaaccaaaagtcacagccattagatcttcgaatttgatcaatggcccaatttgagctttcaaacgagcctaagtttgttaaaatcggttcaggcttttctgagaaaattgagcggcaaaaaaaaactcattgaaaggtgcacgaacacacacgtcgaactgagtcgattggtatataacactttgGGTCTCCGtggcttcgttcgaaagtcggttttctagCAAgtttaatacctttctataaagaCAGTCAAAACGATTACCCTAGAGCTTTGttgacgaaaaatcaaaaagctAAACAGATGGGAAATTGACGTTTAAATTCAAATAGCTTGTCAGTTGGAatgcgtgaaaaaaaaattttttttcaccttTGAATTTGTCAGTCAAGGtgtcactaggagattgataatgTTAGATAGCTCTTATTATTCTCCGGATAAAACCAGCCTAGAGGCCGTGTGGAATCCAACGGGGAAAAAAacttaaccaagaatagatgcactgggttcctgcttccacgtCGCAAAAGACGACAATTGCACGAGTTTTTCTCCACTCAGGTATCAGAATTTTTCAACGTTTTACATCTggtatcagttttttttaatatttccccataatttttcaataaaacaagTTATTGTTTATTTCCATCTAGCTTCTTCAAAAAGTtctatttgatattttttctacttccatgttattgcttgtcttttaagattataaattgaatgataaaaatcaactaacgCGAAAATCCGTTAGTGTAATTTTCACTGGCGGTTAataaagattgcgatgcgacaaAATGCCACAAAGATAGTAGAGCTGTCGTTTGcctcgattcaaccccttcgaaaCCACAAAcaagaataatattttttttaaatcgtaaaTCGTTTACTCTAATAATtcagtcgtctttgacagatatataCTTGTTTATGTATTCAGTGAACAAACCAATAATTCTTGTCGCTAGAGAATATTACCTTTTAAATCtgtaatcaaggatggcttttatcgtatcaaagaacgcttactagcaactcttcacacgattcaatcagtaccatcgaagagagacggatatcatcgcagcaacaaaaaaccgacatggtgcatttaacatagaacagaaaccagtgcgggagcgaatttctctcgatgacctgtctgaaaaTCAAAGGTTaactcgctgctgtggggattctctctgaggcgatccgattctgtatgtgCAGTGGAtagttgcgatagaatcattttacgcgAATGCGcgaattttaccattactgaaatttatactaacaaatatccttctcccattCCTCAGGTGGTCTACGTTCGGGCATGACCggtgccggtactgatcaatgaattctggggctactagaagatgtacattgaaggatgatttgtcTTTCCTCTGATTATCTAGAAATTCTTAAACTAATTCAgctcagtaacggagtagcatttAGGGTTGATCATTCAAACTCAAAAAACTCAAACTTATTGCCGTACTTTCTGTACCTGGTTCCTGTACTTCATGTACATGTATATACCGGCCAAACTGTCAACAAAAAATACTATTTGAGTTTCGGGTATCGggcagagttgagtgataaacgtggaaaccgcttgataattaatagaagagaaagtaaacaaagagaaacagttacacttgcttatacgcccgaatgaaaaatcaaccgagaattgtttttaattcgattttaaccttttttttaaacaggtaCCACGTACGCTTCGCACTTCGAAGCAGATTTCCGTGCTCGCATTTTGAAGGTCTCAAAATGACCTAggccaaatacattcaaaagTCGAAACTATTTGTGAGCAAGTGGGTGAATCATTTCAAAGAGGTGAAACATATCGATGAGTTTCCAAATCCATAGCCACTTAAGTGCAAACACTTAAGTTTACTAagcgcaaataatttgaaatttagaaGTACTCTGCACAAACCGATGTTAAAAGAAAATAGACCCGAAAAAATCGGTTGATAAAATTCGGATCGTGTCTGGGTCAAATGAAAATGTTTGTGCTCAAATTAAAAACCGAACTTGCAAttcacaaaatttgaaaaataaaatacgcGTCgtcgttttgaaaaaaaattcgcacaAAATCTCGTCCAAAGTATCCTTCCAAGGTATGAAGCCATTATTGATGCTGCAGGTGAATGGATTTGCTATTGATAGCAAAACTAtcggtggataatgtcagaaacaATAGTGCAGGGTCGACGTGGATACATAATGGATTGTATATAGTATTGCCCATTAGAACATGCTAATGAAACTCGGAGATGAAGATTATTTTCAGCATTTTAGtaagaaaaagtacgggtgtgtaatgtcagagacataactggatgtcgtgaatacgaatatgacacactTTATTTATGCTTTCGAATTAGAATTGGtatttcatcgattgtttgaattgtgcaactttcccctctttcattactagaaatttaaacgatgcgcctagactaaattacagattagttacattaaacattctgaaacgcacttaaagactatgaaataagcagtatagttctttataataaaaaaatggtgacaatttgagttagttcagcacgcagactctgaattctaaacccatattccagaactaagctctaaaacatgaagacgatttttcgccatgactaccagaatgggttttatagagtacagtaaagtaaatttccgcataattctttaggagtattattatggttctaaaaagaaccgaatagaagaagtctggaataaagaactggatcctgagttcaagaactaaatttagaaccaataacagactcagaatccagtttcaattctagaattgcaatttcgaaactcaaattagttccggaatacagttccagaatccagtttcagcacgcaggctctgaattctaaacctatattgcgtaactaaaatctgaaaattgaacttctcgttacgactaccgaaaaccaaatgatggcaggtgctctctcc
This genomic window from Malaya genurostris strain Urasoe2022 chromosome 1, Malgen_1.1, whole genome shotgun sequence contains:
- the LOC131426166 gene encoding bifunctional phosphoribosylaminoimidazole carboxylase/phosphoribosylaminoimidazole succinocarboxamide synthetase, with the translated sequence MASVTEAGGIKLGKLLIEGKTKQVYDVPSQPGHSILLNKDRITAHNGVRAHDLEGKAKISNQTNAKVFTLLNQAGLKTAFVRMVSDNAFLARKCEMVPIEWVTRRLATGSYLKRNPGVKEGYRFSPPKQETFYKDDANDDPQWSEEQIVSTGFKVNGVLIGQDEVDIMRQTTILVFEVLERAWASRNCALIDMKIEFGVDADGQLLVADVIDSDSWRLWPSGDKRLMVDKQVYRNLASVTASDLDTVKRNFLWVSEQLDNILPTNDHLVVVLMGSPSDKDHCEKIAKHCREFGLNVELRVTSAHKGTKTTLQIVSEYESVLHNLVFITVAGRSNGLGPVLSGNTNYPVINCPPVKPENVSQDVWSSLNLPSGLGCATVLYPEAAALNAAQILGLGNFLIWSKLRVKQLNNFTSLIYADKGFRGVRKTE